Part of the Puntigrus tetrazona isolate hp1 chromosome 10, ASM1883169v1, whole genome shotgun sequence genome is shown below.
gtgcatttattatgtatatataattacactatatctatatctatcgatatctatatttttttataataatactatatatgcatgtacattCACAGaatttatgtcatttataaatattcaaaataaatcaaatattaaaaaaaaaaaaatctcttaatatatacacgtatgtgtgtatttatgaatacctaataaatatacacattatgtaaacaaatgcaattaatcacgacaGCACtaatttctttagtttttgAACCATGCACtggctagattttttttttattgttgatatTTAGTCCAACAGATGATGCCTTACACTGGGTGCAGTTTATTAACGGTGTCATCGTCTTGTGTCCTTTGTAGATCAGAGCGAATCTTGCGAATTAGAGGCGTACAGTAACCTTTGGCTATGTCCAGTTTCTCTGCTTGGGAAATACCATATTCCTAACAAGAGCAGATAAGGACAGTTACCAAAATATATctcaatattataaatatgtatacatttctaCATGCTCTAATAATTATTTGAACTGATATTCAACCAAAAGCAaatggaaaaactaaaataacctGTGGGATGACGATGTCGGCCAGTGCTTTAGAAAGCCGGTAAATTTCCATGGTGTTGTCCAGCTTCAACGAGCTGTTGTGCTGCACGTCATATTTGATGCAGTCATAGATATCGGGTATCTTGCTGATGTTGTACCGGCCATTCTTCATCTTGAAATCCTTCTCGAGTTTAGACCACCGACGCAGCATCAGTTCTAGAGTCTCACTGTGGTACAGCTGGATATCTGAAGAACGTGTCATTGAATCAGAAGCAACCAACCAAAACTGGCCCTCTAAATATGTCAGCCAACCTGACGTTAGCATAAGGCTCTGAATTCAAACTAATatctgaattacatttttatgtcaaaCTGCAACAAAATAGATgcaacatttctttatatacGCAATTAAAATAGGTACAGGTATTAACATCAGGTCTACCTGCCGATTTGGGGTCTTCCATTCTCTGGCGGATTTGCAGTGTCAGGTTCTGGATGAGCGAGTACACCTTATCACACGTCTTCACAGGGTTTTTAATCATCTGCATGGACTTTACCAGGGATGTGCTGGAGGTGGGCGCCAGCTAGtccaaaaataaagcattacttCCAAAATTAGATAAACCGAGGGGACATTTCTGAGACTTAACTTGACGGGTAAATTTACAGTTGCAATAATTTTTATGAACTTTGTGGTCTAATGAGAAATGATAGTTCCCAAATGCCCAATTGAGCAACATACGGACCAATCCAAAAACGTATCTGCCATCTTTAATCTATTTAGCAATCAGATTTAATAATTCCGCATTGTCCCGGACCTTTTCGTAGTCTTCTGGCGTGAAGTCTCTGTCCTTCTGCAGAATGTCATGAAGTCGTGCTTTGACTTTCTGCTGGCAGCTGCTTAAGGAGTCACTGTCACTGTCCAGCAGCCCATTCATATTTGCACTCTTTACCATCTGCACCAGGATCGGCGTCAGCTCGCCCTCTAATGCCAGCAAGCCCTGAATGAACAGCAGACATATTACAtattgcatattactaatcaaaaattaagttttgatatttatagttatgaaatatatatactaaatatctatatatatctctctatctaaatacatatacacacatacatacaaatagtatttaaacgctataataataataattattatttgttagaGACTAGGGTTGTCAAAATAAGCATTAatgcatgcaataaaaatggaaatttaaaTATAACGGTTTATGCTTTTAacattaacacaataaaactttAATTCTGCAAACACTGCCAAACAATTTGTTTCATTGATAAAAGAACATTAACTACATAAAACAAATTGAGATcattcacattttaaacatgtGAAAAACTGAGGCAGAAGACACAATTGTATTCTGTAGAGCAGCATTTATAGCTGAATCAAATTGGTTTAATAATTGTCGAATTTTACAGCATGGACACTgttactgaactgaatcaacactgaataAACATGACGTCAACAGAAAATTGCCATTTATAGCTTTTATCATGTGCCTTTCGAGTagctttatatttgaatttgtctTCATATTTCATAAAGTTGGTATAAATGAATCTGTTACTCCCTGAAGCTGTTTTAAAACAACCTGTATTGTAGAGCTTAAAACCAcgattttaataaattactcTAATGACACGATGACATGATACTTTATAGTTACAACCCAAAGGAGAAAATAAGGGGGGAGTCATGTTACTTTAGCAAATGCTGCAGCAGTCATCTGAACGCGTCCTTCATCAGAGGCATATATCTTCAGGTCATGTCGGTATGTGCTGTGCAGACGGAGAAGGCCACAGCCGGGAAAGCCAGCGTAATCACCTGAGaccaagaaaaacaacaaaagagaagAATAATAAGGAGCGtcctagtgaaaaataaatacactaaaatgtatttgaaatacattattaataataataatataaaaaaacattaatattaagaaatgtgcattacGCACAAGTATTATTccaaataaaacttaaatataatttttatatcagttagCCTCAAGTGATACTTTTTTACTAGGAAAGACATGCCAAAGACAATAATGAGCGCAGTGAGAGTAAAGTACCTTGTCCTCCAGGGTACATACACCTGAAGGCTCGGCCAAGTTCTTCCGCCTGTACCCTGCCAGCTGGAGTCAGCTCTCCACCCCACTTCAAAACCAGCAAGAGTGACGGGTCATCCCTCCGCACatctggaaaaaacaaaaaccacacatacacacccctATCAAACACATCAGCCTTTGACGCTGCAACCATGAACATTTCTCTAACCATCTGatatttcacaaacaaaaaaaaatacagaaaatttaCCCCTTTACTCCCTGGGTCCCATTTTACAATGCCCATACTTTTTCCAAATCTGAGGTGTGAATGAGCAAAGCTTAAATGTGAcattggaccacaaaaccaggcaTAAGtcaggtcagttttttttttttaaactgagatttatgcgtcatgaataaataagctttccctTGAGttatggtttgttgttgttatctggctgagatacaactctttgaaaatctagaatctgatgaaaaaaaaattaaaaaaaaaaatctaaatatttagaaaattgcCTTCCAATGAAGttcttatgtttaaaaaaaatatgtttacatatattacGGTAGGAGTTTTACAAATTATCCTCATGttttttggaataaaacaaaaatctagcATTTCGACATATACAATTTATTGTTGGCTATCActacaaatatatctgtgctGGTTATGGCAGGTTTCGTGCTTCAGGGTCACAAATATGATCGGGGGTGACTTTTGTGAGAGGGTTTTGccagaaaacaaatcaaacaaaactgCACTAAAATCTCTTTAATTTACTGGAACATTGTCTCTGGCTTCACAGTCAGTCGccaacatgtatatatatatatatatatatatatattatgttctaaagttattaaagtttttaatgaaatgtaactCATCTCACGCTTACATAAAACCCACATAAACAAATAGAAAGCCAAAAGACACATGCAAGACCATCCTTACCTTCCTCTTCGCTGGATGTTTTAGGGCAGCCATGTGGCAGATATGTTAACTGAACCTTGCGATTAATGCCAGAGAAATGACCGTACCTGAACATACAAAACGAGACTGAAATACGGCTTTATATTTGAGTATAACCTGGCCTATAAGCATATAACCAAAAGTGGCAATAATTTGAAATTCATATAGCATGGCAGACTGAACCAAAAGTTTATATTCGGTCATCTGCTTGGCCCCTATTAATAAATTTACTGGTCAAACTTACATTTCAAGGACGGTTTTTAGCTGTTCAAGCTTTGCTTTGCTCTCTTCAATTTCCGAATCATTATTTTGTCCAAGTTCTACCAAAAGCTGCCTGGCAATGTCCAAAACCTCCTGTCCAATTCAAACAAACGACAAAAGCACTGATCAAAGCAGCTAATATTCAGATGGATGCTTTAGGCATGCATGACAAGTAATATTCACTCAAGTAAAGATGCAAAATATGTCTTttgttattagttattaaaacaacatttctttaCTTGGAGTTGCTTTGgttttttcaatttcagttttcCACTTTTGTAACCTTCGCATTTTTCAAAGAGGtcaaaaaacctgaaaaacacGACATGAGAAATACAACAGTGGTTTAAGTCGAGCAGTGCCTTTTTAGTTGAGCGGCGtcaattttttttgtggaattaGTTAAAGATTATGATGAATATAGATCAGCATCATAGAAAAGGTAAAAGTCCGTACCGCTGATGTCGAACTTCCATTTTCATCTTCTGTTTGGGAGTTCTGTCGCCATGTCGAATCACAGCAATCACACACCTCAACTCCATCCTGAAAGTTATAGAGtggatatttattttgagctaatacagaaataaaaagatCTAAATCAGCACGtcaacaataaatgaaaacagtcatcatttattcaccatcGTTTCAAACCAACATAACATGCTTTCTTTTGCTCAAGCAATAACTAAAAGAAAATCCAGGTGGGTGAAATAAATGCGGTGGCAGCACATTGTGACACACTCTTTAACACTAAATGGGTTCACTTTAGTGAAGTACATAAGAGAGGCAGCAAAAACATCCTGCTAACAATTTGTGGTTTtggtgaaaataaaagaaagtcatatgaaTGAGACAAAAGGCTGAGTTaatgattatttcattttcGTATGgtttaaaacagtgtttgtcATTGCTTGTAAGGACATACATAGTTCCAGAGGTTGTAGGAACTATGGGAATGTCCTCTGCTTCTAAAGGGATTGACCACGGGATCTGAAACTGTGGAGCCAGTTCTCTCATGATGATATTTCTGTAGggcacaagaaaaacaaaaatctttataaATGAGTGCGTGCTGTAcaatcattaaatcattaatgCTCTTAGTATAATCATCTGTTtctatttataacacacaagcacacaaataaataaacagtcacTGGATATTTAGGATTTGCGTGATGTACTGACCCCAGGATTTTTGCACAGTCATCATAGTATTTCATGGAGTTCTTGACAAAGCTGAAGCCATTGACGTCACAGACGTATGACTGGCCATTGGCACGAAGCAGATCGAACCCACACACAGTTtgctataaataacattttatgacaAACAATCAGATATAAAGCTCCAACTATTAAAAGAAGCAGCCTCAGAGTCGTTTGTCAATATCTTCATTTACCTTGAAAGCCAGACAGACTTTCCAAGCGATGAGTTTCTCTCTGGCATTGAGAATGACTGGATAACGGACCTCTTTCCCCTCGCTGTCTCGTTCCACCTTACCATCCAGAGCGGGAGACTTACGAGCCTCTGCATGGGCATAGTCTGGACCTACAGTGTACACCTGATGTGAACAAACACAAGAAAGCAAATGAAACAGTGGTGTTTAATTTATGAAAACTTTAATGTAGAAGAAGTTGGCTATTGCTGCAATTATACCCATGCTACTCATGAATGGTTTTGTGCTTTAAGGTCACATATTGTAAACACAAGCCAAACACAAGTGTCAAATCTTTtcactaaataataaaactctTGATTTTAAACTCCGTTTTCAATTAAATAGTAAATTACACCTCTCTAGCTGACAGCAATAATGAAATAACTTGTCagctagagaaaaaaaaaaaaaaactaaactaaactaaaaagtCAGACTTGACTCAAGAGTTTTCACATACAGTATGTCTCACAGTAAGACGTTTTATGAAGAACAGAATgaacagaaacaaagagaaagaaaaaaaaatattccttttaaaaaaactacaatatttTAATCACTTACTATCACTAATATGAAAACGGAGTGAGCTTTTTTGCTCTGCTGCAGATAAACAATTGCGATACCTTCACATCAGTTCCATCTGTAGGCATGAACTCCTCGTATATGTAGGATCCAGTCTTCCTGACGTTACTCTCAGGAGAATAGACGCTACTTCTGCTGCCAATCTTAAACAAACGTAATGTGATCAGAAACCGTAAGACACACATCTGATCAACACAACAGTTAGGATGAGTTTGGATTATTTAATACAACGAAACAAACAGTGTATTGCAgtgatttaaaaacttttagtaCTAACATAAACCTTCCAAGTATACCATGTCATATTATGATTCTATcatcttgtttttaaataataaatgcttactTGCACCACAATACACTCCgaatcatcaaaaatatcaggAGTTATACAAGCTGCTAAGCAGCTCAGCTACTCTCTCCTAAAAAGCATTGCATGTTATGTAACTCTGTCCCAGTATAAATGAAAACCATGAACTCTGAATATATAGTTGGTTTAATATAACAAATCATTCTCATGTTTTGGGTAGCTCATTCCCTTTTTTGTCCtctatttttcagttttggtcATACAAATACATGATTAAtctatgtacaaaaaaataaaaatttcaggCTTTCTTTCTCATgtaattttgttcattttagtgactcaatacataatattaattagtGTTAACTATGTACTTAAATTATTTAGTACAATATAATAACACATAGTTACACTTGACTCATCCTTAAACTGTAATACCAGCAAAACTGTCCCTGACCTTACCCCATCCCACCTCAATAGTAGCAGTAGTGCTTTGAAATACAACATGAATAGAATATAAGTATACTGTACTTATTGTATGGCGCAAGTACACAGTGATTTCAGctacttaatataaaaatgtaagtatttaGCTTAAAATACCTTGATGTAATTAATGtggtgtgtatttttgtgtggaAGGGATTTATTGTAGTCACACCTTGCGGAAGAGCCTCTGACTTCCCCCTCCTGCGGATGTGGGGTAATAGATGTAGACATTGTGGTCCTCGGCACTCACTGGCTTCTCTACAAAAGGCTTCTGGAAAATCTCCCCGTTCACCTCCACATGGTCCTCTCCCTCCACCAGATTACACTCtacaaaaacatcacacaaataaaagagCAACCTCCTGAAGAAgccataaaaatgatttagaaaCAGGATATTTGGGTAGTTAAATGCACACGGTCAGGTTCTCAATGAGAGATCGACGGCGCGATCAACCAAATCAAATTCACTCTACACAAGCTATGCAAAGAGAAGCACTGTTTTATACAAGGAAAATAGGCAAAGAAAATTCATTCACAGGGTCTTGATTTGATTAGAGTAAGATTTCAGTGAATTCAGttgaaaagtacaaaaatgcTCTCAACAAATCTATTAATCTACAAAGGGAACCTGCGACCATATTAATCATTCACAAACCCATTGTAAAACAGAGAAAtcggcttaaaaaaaaatagataaaagtTAAGTATCAAACCATCTGAGAACACACCACTGTGACGCAGATGATCTAAACTGTTCACTGGTGACACAGGCTTATTTTATGTAGTCCAAACTAGGTCAGTGTGAGATTTAAGGGAGTTAACAAACCTTCTGGCCTGGCAGGATCCCGGTTCAGAACCGCAAAGCGGGGAAGCTGTATTCCCTCAGCCTTCAGTATCCGATACACCTCTCTcctaaacatgaaaatattgcATAAGCATTAGGATTTTGAGGGATAAAAGGtcaattgttaaaaagaaaccatcgattttatttaaatgttcttcgagaaaaccaaatgtttgaactgtgtttaaaaagcctttttaatCTTCTATCAATAGGTCTACGTATCTGACAGCTTAACttaattatgcaaaaacaaaaagtcccATCTGTCATTCGCTcacccaaaacaaaaccaacaaaatgtttttgtgtcacAGTGTCACAGCAATACCTCTCCCGCATGGCACTTTCGGGGAGTGGTAAACTCTTTGTTCTAATTTCCATGTGCTTTCCAGTACTGGAAAATCTGCCATCAACAAGCAGTTCTGAATTTAAGAACAGCTGAGATTTAGGTGTAAGCACCAGGTCACAGTCCACTTGCCATTGATATTCAGACCTTTAGGAGATTCTGTGGGTCACTGACCACTTCAGTAATGGGGAGCATTCTTTCCTCACTGCTCAGTCTGAGTTTGaa
Proteins encoded:
- the ppip5k2 gene encoding inositol hexakisphosphate and diphosphoinositol-pentakisphosphate kinase 2 isoform X15 — translated: MSVHEDLDHPRFFVGADDGEGDELLDPGRVLGYDCLYEHVEEEDEDRDDAEYDSPPERQIVVGICAMSKKSKSKPMKEILERLCLFKYITVVTFEEEVILNEPVENWPLCDCLISFHSKGFPLDKAVAYKKLRNPFVINDLDLQYFIQDRREVYRILKAEGIQLPRFAVLNRDPARPEECNLVEGEDHVEVNGEIFQKPFVEKPVSAEDHNVYIYYPTSAGGGSQRLFRKIGSRSSVYSPESNVRKTGSYIYEEFMPTDGTDVKVYTVGPDYAHAEARKSPALDGKVERDSEGKEVRYPVILNAREKLIAWKVCLAFKQTVCGFDLLRANGQSYVCDVNGFSFVKNSMKYYDDCAKILGNIIMRELAPQFQIPWSIPLEAEDIPIVPTTSGTMMELRCVIAVIRHGDRTPKQKMKMEVRHQRFFDLFEKCEGYKSGKLKLKKPKQLQEVLDIARQLLVELGQNNDSEIEESKAKLEQLKTVLEMYGHFSGINRKVQLTYLPHGCPKTSSEEEDVRRDDPSLLLVLKWGGELTPAGRVQAEELGRAFRCMYPGGQGDYAGFPGCGLLRLHSTYRHDLKIYASDEGRVQMTAAAFAKGLLALEGELTPILVQMVKSANMNGLLDSDSDSLSSCQQKVKARLHDILQKDRDFTPEDYEKLAPTSSTSLVKSMQMIKNPVKTCDKVYSLIQNLTLQIRQRMEDPKSADIQLYHSETLELMLRRWSKLEKDFKMKNGRYNISKIPDIYDCIKYDVQHNSSLKLDNTMEIYRLSKALADIVIPQEYGISQAEKLDIAKGYCTPLIRKIRSDLQRTQDDDTVNKLHPVYSRGVMSPERHVRTRLYFTSESHVHSLLSILRYGALCDEARDEQWKRAMDYLKIVSELNYMTQIVIMLYEDPNKDPSSEDRFHVELHFSPGAKGCEEDKNLPSGFGYRPASRENEGSKKKSHNDSDEEAGGVKRDEPDRALMMFRPMVSDPIYIHRKSPLPRSKKIGSVEEESPLSVSSPDSIGTWIHYTCGVGTGRRRRRSGDQITSSPVSPKSLAFTSSIFGSWQQVLSENNSHSRPSRLHPDHKLTPGIEATRGSAVKRFSISFARHPTNEFLHRPQNRECELFIFRGLKMQFQHTRK
- the ppip5k2 gene encoding inositol hexakisphosphate and diphosphoinositol-pentakisphosphate kinase 2 isoform X13 translates to MSVHEDLDHPRFFVGADDGEGDELLDPGRVLGYDCLYEHVEEEDEDRDDAEYDSPPERQIVVGICAMSKKSKSKPMKEILERLCLFKYITVVTFEEEVILNEPVENWPLCDCLISFHSKGFPLDKAVAYKKLRNPFVINDLDLQYFIQDRREVYRILKAEGIQLPRFAVLNRDPARPEECNLVEGEDHVEVNGEIFQKPFVEKPVSAEDHNVYIYYPTSAGGGSQRLFRKIGSRSSVYSPESNVRKTGSYIYEEFMPTDGTDVKVYTVGPDYAHAEARKSPALDGKVERDSEGKEVRYPVILNAREKLIAWKVCLAFKQTVCGFDLLRANGQSYVCDVNGFSFVKNSMKYYDDCAKILGNIIMRELAPQFQIPWSIPLEAEDIPIVPTTSGTMMELRCVIAVIRHGDRTPKQKMKMEVRHQRFFDLFEKCEGYKSGKLKLKKPKQLQEVLDIARQLLVELGQNNDSEIEESKAKLEQLKTVLEMYGHFSGINRKVQLTYLPHGCPKTSSEEEDVRRDDPSLLLVLKWGGELTPAGRVQAEELGRAFRCMYPGGQGDYAGFPGCGLLRLHSTYRHDLKIYASDEGRVQMTAAAFAKGLLALEGELTPILVQMVKSANMNGLLDSDSDSLSSCQQKVKARLHDILQKDRDFTPEDYEKLAPTSSTSLVKSMQMIKNPVKTCDKVYSLIQNLTLQIRQRMEDPKSADIQLYHSETLELMLRRWSKLEKDFKMKNGRYNISKIPDIYDCIKYDVQHNSSLKLDNTMEIYRLSKALADIVIPQEYGISQAEKLDIAKGYCTPLIRKIRSDLQRTQDDDTVNKLHPVYSRGVMSPERHVRTRLYFTSESHVHSLLSILRYGALCDEARDEQWKRAMDYLKIVSELNYMTQIVIMLYEDPNKDPSSEDRFHVELHFSPGAKGCEEDKNLPSGFGYRPASRENEGSKKKSHNDSDEEAGGVKRDEPDRALMMFRPMVSDPIYIHRKSPLPRSKKIGSVEVLSENNSHSRPSRLHPDHKLTPGIGFELYSMVPSICPLETLHNSLSLKQVDDFLASIAISHDPVLEISASSPAVTAKKAPLNTYTPAKVLPCPFTQSLGKKAYSPEKSASDQVHFPARKPRGVSADISEHGASSGKTSRPSSETKQPKPAPNIPILLPPESHDSAVKTQQRSSGTATHETPALENKSVTKTVSGFHT
- the ppip5k2 gene encoding inositol hexakisphosphate and diphosphoinositol-pentakisphosphate kinase 2 isoform X1; amino-acid sequence: MSVHEDLDHPRFFVGADDGEGDELLDPGRVLGYDCLYEHVEEEDEDRDDAEYDSPPERQIVVGICAMSKKSKSKPMKEILERLCLFKYITVVTFEEEVILNEPVENWPLCDCLISFHSKGFPLDKAVAYKKLRNPFVINDLDLQYFIQDRREVYRILKAEGIQLPRFAVLNRDPARPEECNLVEGEDHVEVNGEIFQKPFVEKPVSAEDHNVYIYYPTSAGGGSQRLFRKIGSRSSVYSPESNVRKTGSYIYEEFMPTDGTDVKVYTVGPDYAHAEARKSPALDGKVERDSEGKEVRYPVILNAREKLIAWKVCLAFKQTVCGFDLLRANGQSYVCDVNGFSFVKNSMKYYDDCAKILGNIIMRELAPQFQIPWSIPLEAEDIPIVPTTSGTMMELRCVIAVIRHGDRTPKQKMKMEVRHQRFFDLFEKCEGYKSGKLKLKKPKQLQEVLDIARQLLVELGQNNDSEIEESKAKLEQLKTVLEMYGHFSGINRKVQLTYLPHGCPKTSSEEEDVRRDDPSLLLVLKWGGELTPAGRVQAEELGRAFRCMYPGGQGDYAGFPGCGLLRLHSTYRHDLKIYASDEGRVQMTAAAFAKGLLALEGELTPILVQMVKSANMNGLLDSDSDSLSSCQQKVKARLHDILQKDRDFTPEDYEKLAPTSSTSLVKSMQMIKNPVKTCDKVYSLIQNLTLQIRQRMEDPKSADIQLYHSETLELMLRRWSKLEKDFKMKNGRYNISKIPDIYDCIKYDVQHNSSLKLDNTMEIYRLSKALADIVIPQEYGISQAEKLDIAKGYCTPLIRKIRSDLQRTQDDDTVNKLHPVYSRGVMSPERHVRTRLYFTSESHVHSLLSILRYGALCDEARDEQWKRAMDYLKIVSELNYMTQIVIMLYEDPNKDPSSEDRFHVELHFSPGAKGCEEDKNLPSGFGYRPASRENEGSKKKSHNDSDEEAGGVKRDEPDRALMMFRPMVSDPIYIHRKSPLPRSKKIGSVEEESPLSVSSPDSIGTWIHYTCGVGTGRRRRRSGDQITSSPVSPKSLAFTSSIFGSWQQVLSENNSHSRPSRLHPDHKLTPGIGSHCAGLFSTMVLGGSSSAPNLQDYAHAHRKKLTSSGFLDEATRGSAVKRFSISFARHPTNVFSSMFSGFELYSMVPSICPLETLHNSLSLKQVDDFLASIAISHDPVLEISASSPAVTAKKAPLNTYTPAKVLPCPFTQSLGKKAYSPEKSASDQVHFPARKPRGVSADISEHGASSGKTSRPSSETKQPKPAPNIPILLPPESHDSAVKTQQRSSGTATHETPALENKSVTKTVSGFHT
- the ppip5k2 gene encoding inositol hexakisphosphate and diphosphoinositol-pentakisphosphate kinase 2 isoform X9, producing the protein MSVHEDLDHPRFFVGADDGEGDELLDPGRVLGYDCLYEHVEEEDEDRDDAEYDSPPERQIVVGICAMSKKSKSKPMKEILERLCLFKYITVVTFEEEVILNEPVENWPLCDCLISFHSKGFPLDKAVAYKKLRNPFVINDLDLQYFIQDRREVYRILKAEGIQLPRFAVLNRDPARPEECNLVEGEDHVEVNGEIFQKPFVEKPVSAEDHNVYIYYPTSAGGGSQRLFRKIGSRSSVYSPESNVRKTGSYIYEEFMPTDGTDVKVYTVGPDYAHAEARKSPALDGKVERDSEGKEVRYPVILNAREKLIAWKVCLAFKQTVCGFDLLRANGQSYVCDVNGFSFVKNSMKYYDDCAKILGNIIMRELAPQFQIPWSIPLEAEDIPIVPTTSGTMMELRCVIAVIRHGDRTPKQKMKMEVRHQRFFDLFEKCEGYKSGKLKLKKPKQLQEVLDIARQLLVELGQNNDSEIEESKAKLEQLKTVLEMYGHFSGINRKVQLTYLPHGCPKTSSEEEDVRRDDPSLLLVLKWGGELTPAGRVQAEELGRAFRCMYPGGQGDYAGFPGCGLLRLHSTYRHDLKIYASDEGRVQMTAAAFAKGLLALEGELTPILVQMVKSANMNGLLDSDSDSLSSCQQKVKARLHDILQKDRDFTPEDYEKLAPTSSTSLVKSMQMIKNPVKTCDKVYSLIQNLTLQIRQRMEDPKSADIQLYHSETLELMLRRWSKLEKDFKMKNGRYNISKIPDIYDCIKYDVQHNSSLKLDNTMEIYRLSKALADIVIPQEYGISQAEKLDIAKGYCTPLIRKIRSDLQRTQDDDTVNKLHPVYSRGVMSPERHVRTRLYFTSESHVHSLLSILRYGALCDEARDEQWKRAMDYLKIVSELNYMTQIVIMLYEDPNKDPSSEDRFHVELHFSPGAKGCEEDKNLPSGFGYRPASRENEGSKKKSHNDSDEEAGGVKRDEPDRALMMFRPMVSDPIYIHRKSPLPRSKKIGSVEEESPLSVSSPDSIGTWIHYTCGVGTGRRRRRSGDQITSSPVSPKSLAFTSSIFGSWQQVLSENNSHSRPSRLHPDHKLTPGIGFELYSMVPSICPLETLHNSLSLKQVDDFLASIAISHDPVLEISASSPAVTAKKAPLNTYTPAKVLPCPFTQSLGKKAYSPEKSASDQVHFPARKPRGVSADISEHGASSGKTSRPSSETKQPKPAPNIPILLPPESHDSAVKTQQRSSGTATHETPALENKSVTKTVSGFHT
- the ppip5k2 gene encoding inositol hexakisphosphate and diphosphoinositol-pentakisphosphate kinase 2 isoform X3; translation: MSVHEDLDHPRFFVGADDGEGDELLDPGRVLGYDCLYEHVEEEDEDRDDAEYDSPPERQIVVGICAMSKKSKSKPMKEILERLCLFKYITVVTFEEEVILNEPVENWPLCDCLISFHSKGFPLDKAVAYKKLRNPFVINDLDLQYFIQDRREVYRILKAEGIQLPRFAVLNRDPARPEECNLVEGEDHVEVNGEIFQKPFVEKPVSAEDHNVYIYYPTSAGGGSQRLFRKIGSRSSVYSPESNVRKTGSYIYEEFMPTDGTDVKVYTVGPDYAHAEARKSPALDGKVERDSEGKEVRYPVILNAREKLIAWKVCLAFKQTVCGFDLLRANGQSYVCDVNGFSFVKNSMKYYDDCAKILGNIIMRELAPQFQIPWSIPLEAEDIPIVPTTSGTMMELRCVIAVIRHGDRTPKQKMKMEVRHQRFFDLFEKCEGYKSGKLKLKKPKQLQEVLDIARQLLVELGQNNDSEIEESKAKLEQLKTVLEMYGHFSGINRKVQLTYLPHGCPKTSSEEEDVRRDDPSLLLVLKWGGELTPAGRVQAEELGRAFRCMYPGGQGDYAGFPGCGLLRLHSTYRHDLKIYASDEGRVQMTAAAFAKGLLALEGELTPILVQMVKSANMNGLLDSDSDSLSSCQQKVKARLHDILQKDRDFTPEDYEKLAPTSSTSLVKSMQMIKNPVKTCDKVYSLIQNLTLQIRQRMEDPKSADIQLYHSETLELMLRRWSKLEKDFKMKNGRYNISKIPDIYDCIKYDVQHNSSLKLDNTMEIYRLSKALADIVIPQEYGISQAEKLDIAKGYCTPLIRKIRSDLQRTQDDDTVNKLHPVYSRGVMSPERHVRTRLYFTSESHVHSLLSILRYGALCDEARDEQWKRAMDYLKIVSELNYMTQIVIMLYEDPNKDPSSEDRFHVELHFSPGAKGCEEDKNLPSGFGYRPASRENEGSKKKSHNDSDEEAGGVKRDEPDRALMMFRPMVSDPIYIHRKSPLPRSKKIGSVEEESPLSVSSPDSIGTWIHYTCGVGTGRRRRRSGDQITSSPVSPKSLAFTSSIFGSWQQVLSENNSHSRPSRLHPDHKLTPGIGSHCAGLFSTMVLGGSSSAPNLQDYAHAHRKKLTSSGFLDEATRGSAVKRFSISFARHPTNGFELYSMVPSICPLETLHNSLSLKQVDDFLASIAISHDPVLEISASSPAVTAKKAPLNTYTPAKVLPCPFTQSLGKKAYSPEKSASDQVHFPARKPRGVSADISEHGASSGKTSRPSSETKQPKPAPNIPILLPPESHDSAVKTQQRSSGTATHETPALENKSVTKTVSGFHT